A single Pseudomonadota bacterium DNA region contains:
- a CDS encoding LysM peptidoglycan-binding domain-containing protein translates to MNDSSMKPAYPCRALKFLAPALNLFFAPFQTMGLIVLCLSLSSCLPSTSGYGITSHAIQGNDFPDGNSEIASITQETGSPESLVEEDPENDTKNPALEIAAIETDAVVIDEIPLPSEEEITSFEAQEENQSESLSSLLTEETDTIPEITYDYPMAMNRKVQFFLDHFQHTQPENFRKWLSRSARYLPMIQKKLKEAGMPLDLAYLPMIESGFLLTAYSSARAAGPWQFLRSTGRMYGLKIDNYVDERRDPVKSTAAAISFLKDLYRDFNSWHLATAAYNGGAGRIGKAIKKTGSTDFWTLANSSHIKRETKYYVPKLIAAIMIAKDPEKYGFTDIEYEPPLEYEILEVPRWTSLQAVAVAGDLQLEYLRDLNRQLRRAITPPEVKRYPLKVPPGKKELIEARLPRVNAIVTTSYKTHVVKKGDSLTRICNNYNINKKTLLKANNLRTAELKAGQRLRIPYKTTSYKLFEENQVAGRITPADMAPENLVLHKVKRGETISELARRYNVPMHMIAAWNGLNNLNSLRAGQQLAFYLQDTNETGDDRLATLADSSNNPANDQKPGKVLRVNLNKNGSAKSGEPEKSSSKLTGAKLTYYQVKGGDSLWAIAEKFQTTPEKIRQWNSMEDNIIYPGHRLLLRVIDDIDA, encoded by the coding sequence ATGAACGATAGCTCCATGAAGCCCGCATATCCCTGCAGGGCCTTGAAATTCCTTGCTCCCGCGCTGAACCTCTTTTTTGCACCCTTCCAGACCATGGGGCTCATTGTTCTCTGCCTGAGCCTTTCGTCCTGCCTCCCGTCCACCTCCGGATACGGAATCACCTCTCACGCAATCCAGGGAAATGACTTCCCGGACGGCAACTCTGAGATTGCGAGCATTACCCAGGAAACAGGATCACCTGAAAGCCTCGTGGAAGAAGACCCGGAGAACGACACCAAAAACCCTGCGCTTGAAATAGCCGCGATTGAAACCGACGCAGTTGTCATAGACGAGATCCCGTTGCCAAGTGAAGAAGAAATAACCTCATTTGAAGCCCAGGAAGAAAACCAGAGTGAATCGCTTTCTTCCCTACTTACTGAGGAAACGGATACAATTCCTGAAATCACTTACGATTACCCCATGGCCATGAACCGTAAGGTCCAGTTCTTTCTGGATCATTTCCAGCACACCCAGCCTGAGAATTTTCGGAAATGGCTCTCCCGTTCAGCACGCTATCTGCCCATGATTCAGAAGAAGCTAAAGGAAGCCGGAATGCCCCTGGATCTCGCATATCTGCCGATGATCGAGAGCGGCTTTCTTCTGACTGCTTACTCAAGTGCCCGAGCGGCCGGACCATGGCAATTTCTTCGCAGCACCGGCAGGATGTATGGCCTGAAAATCGACAATTACGTCGACGAGCGCCGTGACCCTGTCAAATCAACTGCGGCAGCGATCTCCTTCCTCAAAGACCTATACCGGGATTTCAATTCCTGGCATCTGGCAACAGCTGCTTACAACGGGGGCGCGGGCAGAATCGGCAAGGCCATTAAAAAAACCGGGTCCACCGATTTCTGGACTCTTGCCAACAGCTCCCACATCAAACGCGAAACCAAGTATTACGTGCCAAAACTTATCGCCGCCATCATGATCGCCAAAGACCCGGAAAAGTACGGGTTCACCGATATCGAATATGAACCCCCACTTGAATATGAGATTCTGGAAGTCCCCCGCTGGACATCTCTCCAGGCTGTGGCGGTTGCCGGAGACCTGCAACTTGAATATCTGCGCGACCTCAACCGACAGTTGCGGCGCGCCATCACCCCCCCGGAAGTTAAACGATATCCGCTCAAAGTACCGCCGGGCAAAAAGGAACTGATTGAGGCCAGACTGCCCCGGGTCAACGCCATTGTCACAACCAGCTACAAAACCCACGTGGTCAAGAAAGGGGATTCCCTGACCAGGATCTGCAATAACTACAATATCAACAAAAAGACACTGCTGAAAGCCAACAACCTCCGGACAGCGGAATTGAAAGCGGGGCAGCGCCTCAGGATTCCATACAAAACAACCAGCTACAAGCTTTTCGAAGAAAACCAGGTTGCCGGCAGAATCACCCCGGCCGACATGGCCCCGGAAAACCTGGTTCTTCACAAGGTAAAGCGCGGCGAGACCATTTCCGAGCTTGCCCGCCGGTACAATGTACCCATGCACATGATTGCGGCCTGGAACGGCCTCAACAATCTCAACAGCCTCCGGGCCGGCCAGCAACTGGCTTTTTATCTTCAGGATACCAATGAAACCGGAGACGACAGGCTGGCAACTCTTGCTGATTCCTCAAATAACCCGGCAAACGATCAAAAACCCGGCAAAGTCCTGAGAGTCAATCTCAACAAGAATGGTTCCGCGAAGTCTGGTGAGCCCGAAAAATCGAGCAGCAAACTCACCGGAGCGAAACTGACCTATTATCAGGTGAAAGGTGGAGATTCACTCTGGGCAATCGCCGAGAAGTTCCAGACCACCCCTGAAAAAATCAGGCAGTGGAACAGCATGGAAGACAATATCATTTACCCGGGCCATCGACTGCTGCTGCGGGTAATCGACGATATCGACGCCTGA
- the tatC gene encoding twin-arginine translocase subunit TatC, whose protein sequence is MADENPIAGFFGEHFKELRQRVIVSFVAVMIFTGVAYLFAEQISFFLMKPIFAAEPSLSGLVYTNLTEAFVSYLKISVLAGLGAGFPVFCYELWMFVGPGLKRHEKRLALTVTFWATILFGAGVLFAYFIALPRILSFFMSFSGEQLSAMPRLDAYLTFVARTSLAFGLAFEIPFLMMAAGRTGILDRGYFIEKRWLSYLGILVLSFLLTAGDFLGAFLLALPLFVLYESGIILLFIFSGKKKVKEAPESKDLAG, encoded by the coding sequence ATGGCCGATGAAAACCCGATCGCCGGATTTTTCGGTGAACATTTCAAGGAACTGCGGCAGAGAGTGATTGTCTCGTTTGTCGCGGTGATGATTTTTACCGGAGTTGCCTATCTTTTTGCCGAGCAGATATCGTTTTTTCTTATGAAGCCGATATTTGCGGCAGAGCCTTCCCTTTCGGGTCTGGTCTACACCAATCTTACCGAAGCATTTGTCAGTTACCTGAAGATCTCTGTTCTGGCCGGACTTGGCGCCGGGTTCCCGGTTTTCTGCTATGAACTGTGGATGTTTGTCGGCCCCGGACTGAAGAGACATGAAAAACGTCTTGCCCTGACCGTGACGTTCTGGGCGACCATTCTTTTCGGCGCCGGAGTGCTGTTTGCCTATTTTATCGCCTTGCCCCGGATTCTCTCTTTTTTCATGAGTTTCAGCGGGGAGCAACTGAGCGCCATGCCTCGACTTGATGCATACCTGACCTTTGTGGCGAGAACCTCTCTGGCTTTCGGCCTCGCCTTTGAGATTCCTTTTCTGATGATGGCTGCCGGTAGAACAGGAATTCTTGACCGGGGATATTTTATTGAAAAGAGGTGGTTGAGTTATCTCGGGATTCTGGTTCTTTCCTTTCTGCTGACGGCCGGTGATTTTCTCGGGGCTTTCCTGCTGGCCCTGCCTTTGTTCGTGCTGTATGAGTCCGGAATCATCCTGCTCTTTATTTTCTCAGGGAAAAAGAAGGTGAAAGAGGCCCCGGAGAGCAAGGATCTCGCCGGTTGA
- the rpoZ gene encoding DNA-directed RNA polymerase subunit omega, translating to MARITVEDCLSKVGNENRFALIHLAVARVKQHRKGRPFLVAGKNKENIMTLREIAAGEVTFENLQELGNVKVEKPKTVETKNAVNE from the coding sequence ATGGCAAGAATTACTGTAGAAGACTGTCTCTCCAAAGTAGGGAATGAAAACCGTTTTGCCTTGATCCATCTTGCGGTCGCCAGGGTAAAGCAGCACCGCAAAGGCAGACCGTTCCTGGTTGCCGGCAAAAACAAGGAAAACATCATGACCCTGCGCGAGATTGCCGCAGGGGAAGTCACCTTTGAAAACCTGCAGGAGCTCGGCAACGTCAAAGTAGAAAAGCCCAAGACCGTCGAAACCAAGAACGCTGTCAACGAATAG
- a CDS encoding SDR family oxidoreductase: protein MEIREKKALVLGGGKGIGRDIGFFLADQGATVAMTYHDDWPDESAAMCRQLEALGGSHLAVKVDLRAPDQIQTLLRNIEASFGELHILINNIERGGMPVVHGQYVPEQWTMELETTLMAKRWVFHHALPLLKKSGGSVINISSIAGVVGRSGPAGMIFNDGYSAANRAISLLTETWAREGAPKVRVNELMLGFFAGRHAEGTRGWGMLDRVQQQAIIDHTLLERTGNREDVLQAIRFLLFNADFMTGSTLKLDGGYTLGADRVPPMPEGV, encoded by the coding sequence ATGGAGATAAGAGAAAAAAAAGCACTTGTTCTCGGCGGCGGCAAGGGAATCGGCAGAGATATCGGCTTTTTTCTGGCGGATCAGGGCGCAACCGTGGCCATGACCTACCACGACGACTGGCCCGACGAGTCCGCAGCCATGTGTCGGCAACTTGAAGCCCTTGGTGGTAGTCACCTGGCGGTGAAGGTCGACCTGCGAGCCCCGGACCAGATACAGACTCTTCTGCGGAATATTGAAGCAAGCTTCGGAGAACTCCACATCCTGATCAACAACATTGAACGGGGCGGAATGCCCGTTGTCCACGGCCAATATGTCCCGGAGCAATGGACCATGGAGCTAGAAACAACCCTGATGGCTAAACGCTGGGTTTTCCATCACGCCCTGCCATTGCTTAAAAAATCCGGCGGATCGGTGATCAACATCTCTTCCATCGCCGGTGTTGTAGGCCGCAGCGGTCCGGCCGGGATGATTTTCAATGACGGCTACAGCGCGGCGAACCGGGCGATCTCACTTTTGACCGAAACCTGGGCGAGAGAGGGTGCCCCGAAAGTCCGGGTCAATGAACTGATGCTTGGATTTTTTGCCGGCCGACACGCTGAAGGGACCAGAGGATGGGGGATGCTGGACCGAGTACAACAGCAGGCGATTATCGACCACACCCTGCTCGAACGAACAGGCAATAGAGAGGATGTCCTGCAGGCGATCAGGTTTCTCCTGTTCAATGCAGATTTCATGACCGGATCGACCCTCAAGCTGGACGGCGGGTACACCCTGGGAGCGGATCGCGTCCCTCCCATGCCTGAAGGGGTTTGA
- a CDS encoding nucleoside deaminase has translation MNNDDHTHMLAALDEARGALAAGEFPVGCVMVHQGRIVATGRRVNSCGPAANELDHAEIVALRSLFADAKNAAKIPETTVYSTMEPCLMCFATLLLNGVRRIVYAFEDVMGGGTDLELASLNPLYRAMEVEIVTGICRAESLDLFRSFFRNGKNAYWQDSLLARHILAQD, from the coding sequence ATGAATAATGATGATCACACCCATATGCTGGCCGCCCTAGATGAGGCCAGAGGCGCACTTGCCGCCGGAGAATTCCCGGTGGGCTGTGTCATGGTCCACCAGGGGCGGATTGTCGCAACCGGCAGAAGAGTAAACAGCTGCGGCCCGGCCGCAAACGAGCTTGATCACGCTGAAATAGTGGCCCTCCGCAGCCTCTTTGCCGATGCAAAGAACGCGGCAAAAATCCCGGAGACGACCGTCTACTCAACCATGGAACCCTGCCTGATGTGTTTCGCAACCCTTCTTCTGAACGGTGTCCGAAGAATCGTTTATGCCTTTGAAGATGTCATGGGTGGAGGAACAGATCTTGAACTTGCTTCCCTCAATCCGCTCTATCGGGCAATGGAAGTGGAGATCGTCACCGGAATCTGCCGGGCCGAGAGCCTCGACCTGTTCCGCTCTTTCTTCCGCAACGGCAAAAACGCCTACTGGCAGGACAGCCTTCTCGCCAGGCATATTCTTGCTCAGGACTGA
- a CDS encoding adenylosuccinate synthase → MANVVIIGTQWGDEGKGKIVDLLTRYADYVVRFQGGNNAGHTLVVEGTKYVFHLIPSGILYENKKCMIGNGVVIDPGVLLEEMHKLSASGLPVTPDRLMISHNAHLIMPYHRLLDGASEQSKKDGAKIGTTGRGIGPCYGDKILRSGVKIGDILDPDLFSDKLRENVEEKNFLLTKKYNQKAISFDEVYSEYLDFAEKLGPFVGNVSVELDEARKAGRHILFEGAQGTQLDIDHGTYPFVTSSNTVSGNACTGSGFGPSHIDEVIGILKAYTTRVGEGPFPSELFDETGDSLQRKGGEFGATTGRKRRCGWLDAVLAREAVRLNGITGLAITKLDVLSGHQTLKIADSYLCEGKRFDAMPGNIRQVGKLVPQYEEIRGWQEEISQVRDPADLPQAARDYVKRIEDMTGTPPYMLSVGPGREQTLLLKNPFDKA, encoded by the coding sequence ATGGCTAACGTGGTAATTATCGGCACCCAATGGGGTGACGAGGGAAAGGGGAAAATCGTCGACCTTCTGACCCGGTATGCTGATTATGTGGTAAGATTCCAGGGAGGCAACAACGCCGGCCACACCCTGGTGGTTGAAGGAACCAAATACGTGTTCCATCTGATCCCTTCCGGCATCCTGTACGAAAACAAAAAATGCATGATCGGCAACGGCGTGGTCATCGACCCGGGCGTTCTGCTGGAAGAGATGCACAAACTCTCCGCGAGCGGCCTGCCTGTCACCCCTGACCGGCTGATGATAAGTCATAATGCCCATCTGATCATGCCCTACCACCGGCTTCTGGACGGCGCCAGCGAACAATCCAAAAAGGATGGGGCCAAAATCGGCACCACCGGCCGGGGCATCGGGCCATGTTACGGCGACAAGATCCTCCGCTCCGGGGTCAAGATCGGCGACATTCTTGATCCGGATCTGTTCAGCGATAAACTCCGGGAAAACGTTGAAGAAAAGAATTTCCTTTTGACCAAGAAATACAATCAGAAAGCGATATCCTTCGACGAAGTCTACAGCGAGTATCTCGACTTCGCCGAAAAACTCGGGCCATTCGTCGGCAATGTCTCCGTGGAACTCGACGAGGCGAGAAAGGCAGGACGCCACATCCTCTTCGAAGGCGCGCAGGGCACCCAGCTCGATATCGACCACGGGACCTATCCTTTTGTGACCTCATCGAACACCGTATCCGGAAATGCCTGCACGGGCAGCGGTTTCGGCCCCAGCCATATTGACGAGGTCATCGGCATCCTGAAGGCATACACCACCAGGGTCGGAGAAGGACCTTTCCCCTCTGAACTCTTTGATGAAACCGGGGATTCCCTGCAGAGGAAGGGTGGCGAGTTCGGAGCAACGACCGGGCGCAAAAGGCGCTGCGGCTGGCTTGATGCGGTTCTGGCCCGGGAAGCGGTCCGGCTGAACGGAATAACCGGTCTTGCCATCACCAAACTTGATGTTCTGAGCGGTCATCAAACGTTAAAGATCGCCGATTCATACCTGTGTGAAGGCAAGCGGTTTGATGCCATGCCGGGCAACATCCGCCAGGTCGGCAAGCTTGTCCCGCAATATGAGGAAATCAGGGGCTGGCAGGAGGAAATCAGTCAGGTCAGGGATCCGGCCGATCTGCCGCAGGCCGCCCGTGATTATGTGAAGCGCATCGAAGACATGACCGGCACCCCCCCCTATATGCTGTCGGTCGGACCAGGAAGGGAGCAGACCCTGCTGCTGAAAAATCCTTTTGATAAAGCTTAA
- a CDS encoding deoxyguanosinetriphosphate triphosphohydrolase: MKNVRQRLEERERNTLSPYACLSSESRGRMRPEEECHLRTAFQRDRDRIVYSQAFRRLKHKTQVFLAPTGDHCRTRLTHTLEVSEIARTMARAMGLNEDLVEAVSLGHDLGHTPFGHAGESVLNDLVSGGFSHFRQSLRVVDFLENDGRGLNLTYEVRDGIAKHSKGYGEVIPADSNELPETAEGCLVRYADIIAYLSHDLDDAIQSRIITEKDIPEECQRVMGVSHSRRIMSMVEGVISHTVPVQCENGGRKLKFSIDPEVGGAMQVLRDFLFHRVYRSPQVHNEFVKASKMLKDLYTYFMENEDVLEEEAGDSGAGSSLERRVCDFIASMSDRHAQNLYRKLFVPDT, encoded by the coding sequence GTGAAAAATGTAAGGCAGCGGCTTGAGGAAAGAGAAAGAAATACTCTTTCTCCCTATGCCTGCTTAAGTTCCGAGAGCCGCGGCAGGATGCGTCCCGAGGAGGAGTGTCATCTCCGCACGGCGTTCCAGCGGGACCGGGACCGGATCGTTTACAGCCAGGCCTTCAGGAGATTGAAACATAAGACCCAGGTTTTTCTGGCTCCCACGGGGGACCACTGCAGGACCAGGCTGACCCATACCCTGGAAGTTTCCGAGATCGCCCGGACCATGGCCCGGGCCATGGGACTGAACGAGGATCTGGTTGAAGCCGTCTCGCTGGGGCATGACCTTGGCCATACTCCTTTCGGACACGCGGGGGAATCGGTACTGAACGATCTGGTCAGCGGCGGGTTTTCCCATTTTCGCCAGTCCTTGCGGGTTGTCGATTTTCTTGAGAACGATGGCCGGGGGCTCAATCTCACTTACGAAGTCAGGGACGGGATTGCCAAGCATTCCAAGGGGTACGGAGAAGTGATTCCCGCCGACAGCAATGAGCTGCCGGAGACAGCTGAGGGATGTCTGGTCCGGTATGCCGACATCATTGCCTATCTGAGCCATGACCTTGATGATGCGATTCAAAGCCGGATCATTACTGAGAAGGATATTCCCGAAGAGTGCCAGAGGGTTATGGGCGTGAGCCATTCAAGACGGATCATGAGCATGGTCGAGGGGGTTATTTCCCATACGGTTCCGGTGCAGTGCGAAAATGGCGGCCGAAAGCTGAAGTTTTCCATCGATCCTGAAGTCGGGGGAGCCATGCAGGTCCTGCGTGATTTTCTGTTCCATCGGGTGTATCGATCCCCGCAGGTTCATAATGAGTTTGTCAAGGCGAGCAAAATGCTGAAGGACCTGTATACCTATTTTATGGAAAATGAGGATGTCCTTGAAGAGGAGGCTGGGGATAGCGGGGCAGGGTCATCTCTGGAGCGCAGGGTGTGTGATTTCATTGCCTCAATGTCCGACCGACATGCCCAGAATCTATATCGAAAGCTGTTTGTGCCTGACACCTGA
- a CDS encoding cation:proton antiporter has translation MQQVTMAFALLLGAGLVMAQIGKLLKLPSVTGYILAGVLLGPSGFGLISGETSGDQLRHFSEIALMLIAFGIGEQIEFKEVKKVLRSVGYIGVGETTGSFILVAVSCYLVAVFSGVGGGTWQFVDYLVLALLLGAISVATAPATTLHVTRELGARGPLTSTLLAVVAVDNGLAIMYFGFAVAAVNNLLVSGNGSFAHTVLVSLREIGFSLLLGASTGMVIGYVLHRLKNKGEMLSAGLALLLLCGESARMLHLSPLLAGMAAGCTIINHDKRDVRLFRAVRDFEPPVHILFFTLAGSHLNLAAVSYAGWLGLAYFLFRIVGKISGAWLGGKAAGAPRIIQSCLGHALTPQAGVAIGLVFLVSGNPALSGFAEIITPVVLTGVVLSELVGPILTRFALHRAGETGGVVVECGAGPSSPDGSMDQKKRQNLMRSNDGVVILPWTWKKLVPPAEQDGVVIFGASHYATVGGLARLATIIAHYFHALPMAVRVQKPKVVIREPEKLFFRETDETRAMGYPLLKKLVRDKDVADGISSAVLEENTKCLILGYPIEGTIQGFQKVVEQVAEKAVCPVVVIRFYGILHTERILVPLADMEQLEEVSAIVKALSLVGEHSITLLRLLPYDHPVRDVADNEKILTDWIAQHEIVCKKFCCKIVSSDSRLETIYREAENHDLVVMGAPKRSRFQRLIFGSLAEAVSKDCHKPMLIVHNPEQTP, from the coding sequence ATGCAGCAGGTTACCATGGCATTTGCCCTGCTTCTCGGGGCCGGACTGGTGATGGCCCAGATCGGCAAGCTTCTGAAGCTTCCTTCGGTTACCGGATATATTCTTGCCGGGGTGCTTCTCGGCCCTTCCGGCTTTGGACTCATTTCCGGAGAAACATCGGGCGATCAGCTTCGACATTTCTCGGAAATTGCCCTGATGCTGATTGCCTTCGGCATAGGAGAGCAGATCGAGTTCAAGGAAGTGAAGAAGGTGTTAAGATCGGTGGGGTATATCGGAGTTGGCGAGACCACCGGTTCCTTTATTCTGGTTGCCGTCAGTTGCTATCTGGTGGCGGTATTCAGCGGAGTGGGAGGCGGAACATGGCAATTCGTTGATTATCTGGTCCTGGCGCTTCTGCTGGGCGCGATTTCCGTGGCGACGGCCCCTGCCACCACCCTGCATGTAACGAGAGAACTCGGGGCGAGAGGGCCGCTTACCTCCACTCTGCTTGCTGTAGTTGCGGTCGACAATGGTCTGGCGATCATGTACTTCGGCTTTGCCGTGGCCGCGGTGAACAATCTGCTGGTCAGTGGCAACGGCTCTTTTGCCCACACGGTTCTTGTCAGTCTTAGGGAGATCGGCTTTTCGCTGCTTCTGGGAGCGTCAACCGGGATGGTGATCGGTTATGTGCTGCACAGGTTGAAAAACAAAGGGGAGATGCTGTCCGCCGGACTTGCCCTGCTGCTGCTCTGTGGAGAAAGCGCCCGGATGCTTCACCTGTCACCGCTTCTTGCAGGAATGGCTGCCGGCTGCACCATCATCAATCATGATAAAAGGGATGTCCGCCTTTTCAGGGCGGTACGTGATTTTGAGCCTCCGGTCCACATCCTGTTTTTCACTCTGGCAGGGTCCCATCTTAATCTGGCCGCGGTAAGCTACGCCGGGTGGTTGGGGCTGGCCTATTTTCTCTTCCGGATCGTCGGGAAAATTTCCGGAGCCTGGCTGGGGGGGAAAGCTGCCGGTGCCCCCAGGATTATCCAGAGTTGTCTTGGTCATGCCTTAACCCCGCAGGCGGGGGTGGCGATCGGGTTGGTTTTTCTGGTCTCCGGGAATCCGGCGCTTTCGGGATTTGCCGAAATTATCACCCCGGTGGTCCTGACGGGGGTGGTTCTTTCGGAGCTGGTGGGTCCGATTTTGACCAGGTTCGCCTTGCACCGGGCAGGAGAGACAGGAGGTGTTGTCGTTGAATGCGGGGCTGGCCCCTCTTCTCCAGACGGCAGCATGGACCAGAAAAAGCGACAGAATCTTATGCGCAGCAATGACGGGGTTGTCATTCTGCCATGGACCTGGAAGAAGCTGGTTCCACCGGCGGAGCAGGACGGGGTGGTGATTTTTGGCGCGTCCCATTACGCCACGGTGGGTGGCCTTGCCCGACTTGCCACGATTATTGCCCATTATTTCCACGCCCTCCCCATGGCAGTGAGGGTGCAGAAGCCAAAGGTGGTGATCAGGGAACCGGAAAAATTGTTTTTCAGGGAAACGGATGAAACCCGGGCGATGGGGTATCCACTGTTGAAAAAACTGGTCAGGGATAAGGATGTTGCCGATGGAATATCTTCTGCGGTACTGGAGGAGAATACGAAGTGCCTGATTCTGGGTTATCCGATAGAGGGAACTATTCAGGGTTTTCAGAAGGTGGTCGAACAGGTGGCGGAGAAGGCGGTTTGTCCGGTGGTGGTCATCCGTTTCTACGGGATACTCCATACCGAGAGGATTCTGGTGCCCCTGGCCGACATGGAACAGCTTGAGGAGGTAAGTGCAATCGTCAAGGCCCTTTCTCTGGTCGGTGAACACAGCATAACCCTTCTTCGCCTGCTGCCCTATGATCATCCGGTCAGGGATGTCGCCGACAATGAAAAAATTCTGACCGACTGGATTGCGCAGCATGAAATTGTCTGCAAGAAGTTCTGCTGCAAGATCGTTTCATCGGATTCCCGACTTGAGACCATATACCGCGAGGCCGAGAATCACGATCTTGTGGTCATGGGCGCCCCGAAGCGTTCCCGTTTCCAGAGGCTGATCTTCGGCTCACTGGCTGAAGCGGTCTCGAAAGATTGTCATAAGCCCATGCTGATTGTCCATAACCCCGAGCAAACTCCCTGA
- a CDS encoding radical SAM protein: MTHAAVRTVGFKPQERNVFLHILTACNLSCRHCYINPEQHGSAAISEQTMMEWLELFHDPDKETNVIFLGGEPTLHPHLSTGIKLAGKLGYRSVTVDTNGYLFHDLLNRISPEDAVLSFSLDGPDAETNDRIRGEGSFATCTGNLKSAVKKGFKVSVIYTVSRMNLDQLAKMPELLAAMKVNRFFIQVIGLRGKSAADGADLQLTPEEWLEKIPAVAAKTAGFGITTSYPRVFLDEGETFHCAGVVADNYFVFPNGRVYRCPLCEDHPIHSLEIQNNRLVHRPGITEDRLFPLQIPEGCVMNRILQPGNIPYDRSGRPVKRISCCLLKDEVSPIAK, translated from the coding sequence ATGACCCACGCCGCAGTCAGAACCGTCGGCTTCAAACCGCAGGAGAGAAACGTCTTTCTCCACATCCTGACCGCCTGCAACCTCTCCTGCCGCCACTGCTATATCAATCCGGAGCAGCACGGCAGCGCAGCGATCAGTGAACAGACGATGATGGAATGGCTTGAGCTCTTCCACGACCCGGACAAGGAAACAAATGTGATTTTTCTTGGTGGGGAACCGACTCTACATCCCCACTTGAGTACGGGGATCAAGCTCGCCGGGAAACTGGGCTACCGTTCCGTGACCGTGGATACCAACGGCTACCTGTTTCATGACCTCCTGAACCGAATCTCCCCCGAGGATGCCGTCTTGAGCTTCAGTCTTGACGGGCCGGACGCTGAAACAAATGACCGGATCCGGGGTGAAGGGAGTTTTGCAACCTGTACCGGAAACTTGAAAAGTGCAGTAAAAAAAGGGTTCAAGGTCAGCGTGATCTATACGGTCAGCCGCATGAATCTTGATCAACTGGCCAAAATGCCGGAACTTCTTGCCGCCATGAAGGTCAACCGATTTTTCATCCAGGTCATCGGCCTGCGGGGAAAATCAGCAGCTGACGGTGCCGACCTCCAGCTGACCCCCGAAGAGTGGCTGGAAAAAATCCCTGCGGTAGCTGCAAAAACAGCCGGTTTCGGTATCACCACCTCCTATCCGCGGGTGTTTCTTGACGAAGGCGAAACATTCCATTGTGCAGGGGTGGTCGCCGACAACTATTTCGTCTTCCCCAACGGCAGGGTATACCGATGTCCCCTCTGCGAGGACCATCCCATCCACTCCCTGGAAATACAGAACAACCGGCTGGTCCATCGTCCGGGGATCACCGAAGACCGGCTTTTTCCCCTGCAAATCCCTGAGGGGTGTGTGATGAACAGGATCCTGCAGCCGGGCAATATTCCTTACGACCGGTCGGGACGTCCCGTCAAACGCATCTCGTGCTGTCTGCTGAAAGACGAAGTGTCCCCGATCGCGAAGTAA
- a CDS encoding twin-arginine translocase TatA/TatE family subunit — MFGIGLPELILIMGIALIVVGPEKLPELARGLAKQVLELKKAANLFKESLKEEADDSKPWEQNLPEGFSRPEELAAAGRKVIEGNRPQGDNPVLEDGAGPGKALYPDSQDGDVVSAPEMTETDAGKNVDGR, encoded by the coding sequence ATGTTCGGAATCGGATTGCCTGAGCTGATCCTTATCATGGGTATCGCACTTATCGTGGTCGGGCCGGAAAAATTGCCGGAACTGGCCAGGGGCCTGGCAAAACAGGTTCTGGAGTTGAAAAAAGCGGCCAATCTTTTCAAGGAAAGCCTGAAAGAAGAGGCGGATGACTCGAAGCCTTGGGAGCAGAACCTGCCCGAGGGTTTTTCACGGCCCGAGGAGCTTGCCGCCGCCGGACGCAAGGTCATTGAGGGCAACAGGCCCCAAGGAGATAACCCGGTTCTGGAGGATGGAGCTGGCCCGGGGAAGGCTCTTTATCCCGATTCACAGGATGGCGATGTCGTTTCGGCTCCCGAAATGACTGAAACCGATGCCGGTAAAAATGTAGATGGCCGATGA